The following are from one region of the Rattus rattus isolate New Zealand chromosome 13, Rrattus_CSIRO_v1, whole genome shotgun sequence genome:
- the Use1 gene encoding vesicle transport protein USE1 isoform X1 — protein sequence MAQAEGACHRPLATSRLELNLVRLLCRCESMAAEKREPDEWRLEKYVGALEDMLQALKVQASKPASEVISEYSRKVDFLKGMLQAEKLTSSSEKALANQFLAPGRVPTTARERVPATKTVHLQSRARYTSEMRSELLGTESSGELEADMRKRVSVKGPRPADEKQSASELDLVLQRHQGLQEKLAEEMLGLARSLKTNTLAAQSVIKKDNQTLSHSLKMADQNLEKLKLESERLEQHAQKSVNWLLWAMLIVVCFVFISMILFIRIMPRLK from the exons ATGGCGCAGGCGGAAGGGGCCTGTCACCGTCCGCTGGCGACGTCGCGGCTGGAGTTGAACCTGGTGCGGCTGCTTTGTCGCTGTGAGTCGATGGCGGCCGAAAAACGAGAACCGGACGAGTGGCGTCTGGAGAAG TATGTGGGTGCCCTGGAAGACATGCTGCAGGCCCTGAAAGTCCAAGCAAG TAAACCGGCCTCGGAAGTGATCAGTGAGTACTCCCGCAAAGTGGACTTTCTGAAGGGCATGCTGCAGGCTGAGAAGTTG ACCTCCTCCTCTGAAAAGGCTCTAGCTAACCAGTTCCTGGCTCCTGGCCGCGTGCCCACCACAGCCAGGGAGCGGGTGCCTGCCACCAAGACTGTACATTTGCAGTCTAGAGCACGTTACACCAGTGAGATGCGGAGTGAGCTGTTGGGCACG gAGTCCTCTGGAG AGCTGGAGGCGGACATGAGGAAGCGAGT CAGTGTGAAGGGGCCTAGACCTGCAGATGAGAAGCAGTCAGCGTCCGAGCTAGACCTCGTCCTCCAGAGGCACCAGGGCCTCCAGGAAAAGCTGGCTGAGGAGATGCTAGGCCTGGCCCGCAGCCTGAAGACCAACACACTGGCTGCCCAGAGTGTCATCAAGAAGGAcaaccag ACCCTGTCACATTCGCTCAAGATGGCAGACCAGAACCTGGAGAAGCTGAAGCTGGAGTCAGAGCGGCTGGAGCAGCACGCACAGAAGTCGgtgaactggctgctgtgggccATGCTCATCGTCGTGTGCTTCGTGTTCATCAGCATGATCCTGTTCATCCGCATCATGCCCAGACTGAAATAA
- the Ocel1 gene encoding occludin/ELL domain-containing protein 1 isoform X1, producing MQIPAGPSSRRRSRGPPACGSRSRRSGPDAICNSRPAAGGRQSATAPCMPAPERPQPRAGRPHCQSRPSELCTRPRKIVFADELQLRAALHPEKHPRDLGPRPNPVPDYELKYPPVTSRRDRSRYAAVFQDQYEEFLELQRQVGAMQAKLQQLEALLLSLPPPRSQKEVRMAAHVKREFEKKQVDPGFLDKQARCDYLKGKLRHLKAQIRKFDDQRDSNSENSVYF from the exons ATGCAAATACCCGCAGGCCCCTCCTCCAGGCGCCGCTCGCGCGGTCCTCCGGCCTGCGGATCCCGGTCCAGGCGCTCAGGCCCTGATGCCATTTGCAATTCGCGCCCTGCCGCCGGGGGTCGCCAGAGCGCTACGGCACCATGCATGCCTGCCCCGGAGCGTCCGCAGCCCCGCGCCGGACGGCCGCACTGCCAGTCCAGGCCCAGTGAGCTCTGCACGAGGCCCCGGAAGATCGTGTTTGCGGATGAGCTGCAACTCCGGGCCGCACTGCACCCAGAGAAGCATCCCAGGGATCTGGGACCCCGCCCCAACCCAGTGCCTGACTACGAGCT TAAGTACCCACCAGTGACCAGCAGAAGAGACCGAAGCCGCTATGCCGCAGTGTTTCAGGACCAGTACGAAGAGTTCTTGGAGCTCCAGCGGCAGGTGGGGGCCATGCAGGCTAAGCTCCAGCAACTGGAGGCTCTGCTGCTGTCACTGCCCCCGCCGCGAAGCCAG AAGGAGGTTCGAATGGCAGCTCATGTCAAGAGAGAGTTTGAGAAGAAGCAGGTG GATCCTGGTTTCCTGGATAAGCAAGCTCGCTGTGACTACCtgaagggtaaactgaggcacctCAAGGCCCAGATCCGCAAATTTGATGACCAAAGGGACAGCAACAGTGAGAACTCCGTGTACTTCTGA
- the Use1 gene encoding vesicle transport protein USE1 isoform X2: MAQAEGACHRPLATSRLELNLVRLLCRCESMAAEKREPDEWRLEKYVGALEDMLQALKVQASKPASEVISEYSRKVDFLKGMLQAEKLTSSSEKALANQFLAPGRVPTTARERVPATKTVHLQSRARYTSEMRSELLGTESSGELEADMRKRVVKGPRPADEKQSASELDLVLQRHQGLQEKLAEEMLGLARSLKTNTLAAQSVIKKDNQTLSHSLKMADQNLEKLKLESERLEQHAQKSVNWLLWAMLIVVCFVFISMILFIRIMPRLK; the protein is encoded by the exons ATGGCGCAGGCGGAAGGGGCCTGTCACCGTCCGCTGGCGACGTCGCGGCTGGAGTTGAACCTGGTGCGGCTGCTTTGTCGCTGTGAGTCGATGGCGGCCGAAAAACGAGAACCGGACGAGTGGCGTCTGGAGAAG TATGTGGGTGCCCTGGAAGACATGCTGCAGGCCCTGAAAGTCCAAGCAAG TAAACCGGCCTCGGAAGTGATCAGTGAGTACTCCCGCAAAGTGGACTTTCTGAAGGGCATGCTGCAGGCTGAGAAGTTG ACCTCCTCCTCTGAAAAGGCTCTAGCTAACCAGTTCCTGGCTCCTGGCCGCGTGCCCACCACAGCCAGGGAGCGGGTGCCTGCCACCAAGACTGTACATTTGCAGTCTAGAGCACGTTACACCAGTGAGATGCGGAGTGAGCTGTTGGGCACG gAGTCCTCTGGAG AGCTGGAGGCGGACATGAGGAAGCGAGT TGTGAAGGGGCCTAGACCTGCAGATGAGAAGCAGTCAGCGTCCGAGCTAGACCTCGTCCTCCAGAGGCACCAGGGCCTCCAGGAAAAGCTGGCTGAGGAGATGCTAGGCCTGGCCCGCAGCCTGAAGACCAACACACTGGCTGCCCAGAGTGTCATCAAGAAGGAcaaccag ACCCTGTCACATTCGCTCAAGATGGCAGACCAGAACCTGGAGAAGCTGAAGCTGGAGTCAGAGCGGCTGGAGCAGCACGCACAGAAGTCGgtgaactggctgctgtgggccATGCTCATCGTCGTGTGCTTCGTGTTCATCAGCATGATCCTGTTCATCCGCATCATGCCCAGACTGAAATAA
- the Ocel1 gene encoding occludin/ELL domain-containing protein 1 isoform X2: protein MQIPAGPSSRRRSRGPPACGSRSRRSGPDAICNSRPAAGGRQSATAPCMPAPERPQPRAGRPHCQSRPSELCTRPRKIVFADELQLRAALHPEKHPRDLGPRPNPVPDYELKYPPVTSRRDRSRYAAVFQDQYEEFLELQRQVGAMQAKLQQLEALLLSLPPPRSQKEVRMAAHVKREFEKKQVVSGDP from the exons ATGCAAATACCCGCAGGCCCCTCCTCCAGGCGCCGCTCGCGCGGTCCTCCGGCCTGCGGATCCCGGTCCAGGCGCTCAGGCCCTGATGCCATTTGCAATTCGCGCCCTGCCGCCGGGGGTCGCCAGAGCGCTACGGCACCATGCATGCCTGCCCCGGAGCGTCCGCAGCCCCGCGCCGGACGGCCGCACTGCCAGTCCAGGCCCAGTGAGCTCTGCACGAGGCCCCGGAAGATCGTGTTTGCGGATGAGCTGCAACTCCGGGCCGCACTGCACCCAGAGAAGCATCCCAGGGATCTGGGACCCCGCCCCAACCCAGTGCCTGACTACGAGCT TAAGTACCCACCAGTGACCAGCAGAAGAGACCGAAGCCGCTATGCCGCAGTGTTTCAGGACCAGTACGAAGAGTTCTTGGAGCTCCAGCGGCAGGTGGGGGCCATGCAGGCTAAGCTCCAGCAACTGGAGGCTCTGCTGCTGTCACTGCCCCCGCCGCGAAGCCAG AAGGAGGTTCGAATGGCAGCTCATGTCAAGAGAGAGTTTGAGAAGAAGCAGGTGGTGAGTGGAGACCCCTGA